From a region of the Bradyrhizobium sp. KBS0727 genome:
- a CDS encoding alkaline phosphatase family protein, producing MRSIRLFKSLCLATSAVCTLTSVAPAFARTPTTPIQHVIIIVGENHTFDNLFGTYRPKAGQAIDNLLSKGIVNADGTPGPHFDKAKQRIGSDLNRYNAETASTGAYATLPQPYTTWGLGLPQGVPDTRFPANLPNGPFQISKYVPYAAYTGDPVHRFFQMWQDFDGGKLDKFVWVEETIGTGSNGAPVPAGGFNPKEGAVSMGFYNMNPFTDSYGNAQPGDALFFKALADQYAISDNYHQAIMGGTGANFQALVSGHAAFFTNPATLDGSAAVPFSNQIENPDPVAGTNNYYTQDGYGGGSYVNCSDPSAPGVASVNEQLYRHGVSNGNCAPGHYYLVNNYNMYWNQSSSHPGALGSNSFILPPQSLPTIADVMTAKGVSWKYYNSDRGDDATAFAHAVDGVPLLFHYYCGICDPLTGYLNIMKKPAEEAKLQNYGAFLNDVQHGTLPAVSFVRPFEALAGHPADSTTDLYEKFLQALINRVQSNPELWASTAIFITTDEGGGYYDSGYIQPVDFLGDGTRIPFIAVSPYAKKGHVDHTYYDHVSLLKFIEKNWDLPKISDRSRDNLPNPIHDGDDNRYKPENRPAIGDLMNLFAFDHDGDHDGDHHDQDNDGRDRR from the coding sequence ATGAGATCGATACGGCTATTCAAATCGCTGTGCCTTGCGACGAGCGCGGTCTGCACGTTAACCAGCGTGGCGCCGGCATTCGCCAGGACGCCGACGACACCGATCCAGCATGTGATCATCATCGTCGGCGAGAATCACACCTTCGACAACCTGTTCGGCACCTACCGGCCGAAAGCCGGTCAGGCCATCGACAATCTCCTGAGCAAGGGCATCGTCAACGCGGACGGCACTCCGGGTCCGCATTTCGACAAGGCCAAGCAGCGGATCGGCAGCGACCTGAACCGATACAATGCGGAAACGGCGTCGACCGGCGCCTATGCAACGTTGCCGCAACCCTACACGACCTGGGGTCTCGGCCTGCCGCAGGGCGTTCCCGACACCCGCTTCCCGGCAAACCTGCCGAACGGCCCGTTCCAGATCAGCAAATATGTGCCTTACGCCGCCTATACCGGCGATCCCGTGCATCGCTTCTTCCAGATGTGGCAGGATTTCGACGGCGGCAAGCTCGACAAGTTCGTCTGGGTCGAAGAAACCATCGGCACCGGATCGAACGGCGCGCCCGTTCCTGCCGGCGGGTTCAATCCCAAGGAAGGCGCCGTCTCGATGGGGTTCTACAACATGAACCCGTTCACCGATTCCTATGGCAACGCACAGCCCGGCGACGCACTGTTCTTCAAAGCTCTCGCCGATCAATACGCCATCAGCGACAATTATCATCAGGCGATCATGGGCGGCACCGGCGCCAATTTCCAGGCGCTGGTTTCAGGGCATGCGGCTTTCTTCACCAATCCGGCGACTCTCGACGGCTCGGCCGCCGTTCCATTCAGCAACCAGATCGAAAATCCAGATCCCGTCGCCGGGACCAACAACTATTACACCCAGGACGGCTACGGCGGCGGCTCTTACGTCAATTGTTCGGATCCGAGTGCGCCCGGCGTAGCATCAGTAAACGAACAGCTCTACCGCCACGGCGTGTCGAACGGCAACTGCGCGCCGGGCCATTATTATCTGGTCAACAACTACAATATGTACTGGAACCAGAGCAGCAGCCATCCGGGGGCACTCGGCTCCAACTCGTTTATCCTGCCGCCGCAAAGCCTGCCGACCATCGCGGACGTGATGACCGCCAAAGGCGTGTCGTGGAAATACTACAACAGCGATCGCGGCGACGATGCGACTGCCTTCGCCCACGCCGTGGACGGCGTGCCGCTGCTGTTCCACTACTACTGCGGAATTTGCGATCCGCTCACGGGCTATCTGAACATCATGAAGAAGCCCGCGGAGGAAGCGAAGCTGCAGAATTACGGCGCGTTCCTGAATGACGTTCAACACGGCACGCTGCCAGCGGTGTCGTTTGTCCGCCCGTTCGAGGCGCTGGCCGGACACCCTGCGGACTCGACAACCGATCTCTACGAAAAATTCTTGCAAGCCCTAATCAACCGGGTCCAGAGCAATCCAGAGCTCTGGGCATCGACGGCGATCTTCATCACCACCGACGAGGGCGGCGGCTACTACGATTCCGGCTATATCCAGCCGGTCGACTTCCTCGGCGACGGCACCCGGATTCCGTTCATTGCGGTTTCCCCCTACGCCAAGAAGGGTCATGTCGACCACACCTACTATGACCATGTCTCGCTGTTGAAATTCATCGAAAAGAACTGGGATCTTCCAAAAATATCGGATCGCAGCCGCGACAATCTCCCGAACCCGATCCATGACGGCGACGACAACCGGTACAAGCCCGAAAATCGCCCGGCCATCGGCGATCTCATGAACCTGTTCGCCTTCGACCATGACGGCGATCATGACGGCGATCACCACGATCAGGACAACGACGGCCGCGATCGCCGCTAG